In one window of Verrucomicrobiota bacterium JB022 DNA:
- a CDS encoding sugar phosphate isomerase/epimerase family protein — MSTPTPITDTSRLCVHTVTTKPWSIEEIADRYPAAGVKGITVWRQNLEGRNIAQIGERLRGNGMEIVSLCRGGFFPAKAEADRKAAIDDNRKAIEEAAELGAPLIVLVCGATPGMPLSQARDQIVAGIEALLPDCERTGVKLGIEPLHPMYADARSAVNTMKQANDLCERIGSDYVGVAVDVYHLWWDEMLKAEIARCGDLGKLFAFHVCDWKTPTTDLLNDRGLMGEGCINIPEIRAWVEATGFKGFNEVEIFSYHHWERDQHEFLREIVQAYQQHV; from the coding sequence TGTGCGTGCACACCGTGACGACCAAGCCGTGGTCGATCGAAGAGATCGCCGACCGCTACCCCGCCGCCGGGGTCAAAGGCATTACCGTGTGGCGCCAGAACCTCGAAGGCCGCAATATCGCCCAGATCGGCGAGCGCCTGCGTGGCAATGGCATGGAAATCGTCTCGCTCTGCCGGGGCGGTTTCTTCCCCGCCAAGGCGGAGGCCGACCGCAAGGCCGCCATCGACGACAATCGCAAGGCGATCGAGGAAGCCGCCGAACTGGGCGCGCCCCTTATCGTGCTCGTCTGCGGAGCCACTCCGGGGATGCCGCTGAGCCAGGCGCGCGACCAGATCGTGGCGGGCATCGAGGCCCTTTTGCCCGACTGCGAGCGCACGGGCGTGAAGCTGGGTATCGAACCGCTCCACCCGATGTATGCCGACGCCCGCTCGGCCGTGAACACGATGAAGCAGGCCAACGACCTTTGCGAACGTATCGGCAGCGATTACGTGGGCGTGGCGGTCGACGTCTACCACCTCTGGTGGGATGAGATGCTGAAGGCCGAGATCGCCCGCTGTGGCGACCTGGGCAAGCTCTTCGCCTTCCACGTATGCGACTGGAAGACGCCCACCACCGACCTGCTCAACGACCGCGGGCTGATGGGCGAAGGCTGCATCAACATCCCCGAGATCCGCGCGTGGGTCGAAGCCACCGGCTTCAAGGGCTTCAACGAAGTCGAGATCTTCTCCTACCACCACTGGGAACGCGATCAACACGAGTTCCTCCGCGAGATCGTGCAGGCTTACCAGCAACACGTTTAA